Proteins from a genomic interval of Ralstonia wenshanensis:
- a CDS encoding YeaH/YhbH family protein has translation MGTIIDRRENGGGKSTVNKQRFIKRYRDQIRRAVAKAVTGRKIMDIEQSGQVSIPVKDISEPMFHHGSGGRREGVHPGNKEFIRGDSFDRPQQGSGGSGSQASDSGEGEDDFIFTLSREDFLNFFFEDMALPDLAKRSLAKIAEVRKVRAGFSLDGTPSNLSILRTMRSSLGRRIALSSPYQRRLHELEGQYNEELENDGPYSVRAQELMKEMRHLRSCLDRVPFIEKLDLRYNNRVLRKRPQAQAVMFCVMDVSGSMDESRKDLAKRFFMLLYLFLKRNYERIDVVFIRHHTVAKEVDEEDFFHSRESGGTVVSSALKLMAEVIQERYSPSQWNIYCAQASDGDNWAGDSELCAKILRESILPLTQYYAYVEVVSTEPQNLWEEYLTLKAGQDNFAMQRILKADEIYPVLHELFQKRAA, from the coding sequence ATGGGCACGATCATCGATCGGCGGGAGAACGGTGGCGGCAAGAGCACCGTCAACAAGCAACGCTTCATCAAGCGTTACCGAGACCAGATCCGCCGCGCGGTGGCCAAGGCGGTGACGGGTCGCAAGATCATGGACATCGAGCAGAGCGGGCAGGTGTCCATTCCGGTCAAGGACATCTCCGAGCCCATGTTCCACCACGGCTCGGGCGGGCGCCGAGAAGGCGTTCACCCGGGCAACAAAGAGTTCATTCGCGGTGACAGCTTCGACCGCCCGCAGCAGGGCAGCGGCGGTTCAGGCTCGCAGGCCAGCGACTCGGGCGAGGGCGAAGACGATTTCATCTTCACGCTCTCGCGCGAGGACTTTCTCAACTTCTTTTTCGAAGACATGGCGTTGCCCGATCTCGCCAAGCGCAGCCTTGCCAAGATCGCGGAGGTGCGCAAGGTGCGCGCGGGGTTCTCACTCGACGGCACACCGTCCAACCTGTCGATTCTGCGGACGATGCGTAGCTCGCTCGGTCGCCGCATTGCGTTGTCCAGCCCATATCAACGTCGGCTGCATGAGCTGGAAGGCCAGTACAACGAAGAACTGGAAAACGACGGCCCTTACAGCGTACGCGCGCAGGAGCTGATGAAGGAGATGCGCCATCTGCGCTCCTGCCTTGATCGCGTGCCGTTCATTGAAAAGCTCGACCTGCGCTACAACAATCGCGTGCTGCGCAAGCGGCCGCAGGCGCAGGCGGTGATGTTCTGCGTGATGGACGTGTCCGGCTCGATGGACGAGTCGCGCAAGGACCTGGCCAAACGCTTCTTCATGTTGCTGTATCTGTTCCTGAAGCGGAACTACGAACGGATCGACGTCGTCTTCATCCGCCACCACACGGTGGCCAAGGAGGTGGATGAGGAGGATTTTTTCCACTCCCGCGAGTCGGGCGGCACTGTTGTGTCGAGCGCACTCAAGCTGATGGCGGAAGTGATCCAGGAGCGCTATTCGCCCAGCCAATGGAACATCTACTGCGCGCAGGCTTCGGATGGAGATAACTGGGCTGGGGACTCAGAGCTGTGCGCCAAGATCCTGCGCGAGTCGATCCTGCCGCTGACTCAGTACTACGCCTATGTTGAGGTGGTCTCCACGGAGCCGCAGAACCTGTGGGAGGAGTATCTTACGTTGAAGGCTGGGCAAGACAACTTCGCGATGCAGCGCATTCTCAAGGCGGACGAAATCTATCCGGTGTTGCACGAGCTGTTTCAGAAGCGCGCGGCCTGA
- a CDS encoding PrkA family serine protein kinase, translating into MDIFRHYATRFEARKEDEYSIQEYLDICKKDSTAYATAAERMLTAIGQPELVDTHHDPRLSRLFFNKVIKIYPAFREFYGMEDTIEQIVSFFKHAAQGLEERKQILYLLGPPGGGKSSLAEKLKSLMEQIPIYALKGSPIHESPLGLFSPEEDGKILEEDYGIPRRYLNSIASPWAVKRLHEFNGDITRFRVVKLHPSVLSQIAISKTEPGDENNQDISSLVGKVDIRKLEDYPQDDPDAYSYSGGLCLANRGLLEFVEMFKAPIKVLHPLLTATQEGNYKGTEGFGAIPFDGVILAHSNEAEWQSFKSDRNNEAFLDRIYIVKVPYCLRVSDEVKIYDKLLRNSSLAAAPCAPNTLKMMAQFAVLTRIKEPENSNIFSKMRVYDGESLKDVDPKAKSYQEYRDFAGIDEGMTGLSTRFAFKVLSKVFNFDGTEVAANPVHLLYVLEQQIEREQFPPETESKLMSYIKEYLTSPYVEFIGKEIQTSYLESYSEYGQNIFDRYVVFADLWIQDQEYRDPNTGEILDRSALNDELEKVEKPAGISNPKDFRNEIVNFVLRARAKNGGKNPVWTSYEKLRAVIEKRMFSTTEDLLPVISFNAKSSHDDKEKHENFVNRMVEKGYTQKQVRLLVEWYLRVRKSS; encoded by the coding sequence ATGGATATTTTCCGCCACTACGCAACGCGTTTTGAAGCTCGCAAAGAGGACGAGTACAGCATCCAGGAGTATCTGGATATCTGCAAAAAAGACTCGACCGCCTATGCGACCGCCGCCGAGCGCATGCTCACCGCAATCGGTCAGCCCGAACTGGTGGACACCCACCACGATCCTCGGCTGTCGCGATTGTTCTTCAATAAGGTCATCAAGATCTATCCGGCCTTCCGGGAGTTCTACGGCATGGAGGACACGATCGAGCAGATCGTCTCCTTCTTCAAGCATGCCGCACAGGGCCTTGAGGAACGCAAACAAATTCTTTACCTGCTCGGCCCTCCGGGCGGCGGCAAGTCGTCGCTCGCCGAGAAGTTGAAGTCGTTGATGGAGCAGATCCCCATCTACGCGCTCAAGGGCTCGCCCATTCACGAGTCCCCGCTCGGGCTGTTCTCGCCCGAGGAAGACGGCAAGATCCTGGAGGAGGACTACGGCATACCACGGCGCTATCTGAACTCGATCGCTTCGCCGTGGGCGGTCAAGCGACTGCATGAGTTCAATGGCGACATCACGCGTTTCCGCGTAGTGAAGCTGCATCCGTCGGTGCTGTCGCAGATTGCGATTTCCAAGACGGAGCCGGGCGACGAAAACAATCAGGACATTTCGTCTCTGGTAGGCAAGGTCGACATCCGCAAGCTGGAGGACTATCCGCAGGACGATCCGGATGCGTATTCGTATTCGGGCGGGCTGTGCCTGGCCAACCGCGGGTTGCTTGAATTCGTCGAGATGTTCAAGGCGCCGATCAAGGTCTTGCACCCGCTGCTGACGGCCACGCAGGAAGGCAACTACAAGGGTACGGAGGGCTTTGGCGCGATCCCGTTCGATGGCGTCATCCTGGCGCACTCGAACGAGGCGGAGTGGCAGAGCTTCAAGTCCGATCGCAACAACGAGGCGTTCCTTGATCGCATCTACATCGTCAAGGTGCCGTATTGCCTGCGCGTGTCGGACGAGGTGAAGATCTACGACAAGTTGCTGCGCAACAGCTCGCTTGCGGCCGCGCCGTGCGCGCCGAACACGCTGAAGATGATGGCGCAGTTCGCGGTGCTCACGCGTATCAAGGAGCCCGAGAATTCCAACATCTTTTCGAAGATGCGTGTGTACGACGGCGAGAGCCTGAAAGATGTCGACCCGAAAGCGAAGTCATATCAGGAATACCGCGACTTTGCCGGCATCGACGAGGGCATGACAGGCTTGTCGACGCGCTTTGCCTTCAAGGTGCTCTCGAAGGTGTTCAACTTCGATGGGACGGAGGTGGCGGCCAATCCGGTGCACTTGTTGTACGTGCTCGAGCAGCAGATCGAACGCGAGCAGTTCCCGCCGGAGACGGAATCCAAGCTGATGTCCTACATCAAGGAATACCTCACGTCGCCGTACGTGGAGTTCATCGGCAAGGAGATCCAGACCTCGTATCTGGAGTCCTATTCAGAGTATGGGCAGAACATCTTCGACCGCTACGTGGTGTTTGCCGACCTGTGGATTCAGGACCAGGAATATCGCGACCCTAACACCGGCGAAATTCTCGATCGCAGCGCATTGAACGACGAGCTGGAAAAGGTGGAAAAACCGGCGGGCATTTCCAATCCGAAGGATTTCCGCAACGAGATCGTCAATTTCGTGCTGCGCGCGCGGGCCAAGAACGGAGGCAAGAACCCGGTCTGGACGAGCTACGAGAAGCTGCGCGCGGTGATCGAGAAGCGGATGTTCTCGACCACGGAGGATCTGCTGCCCGTGATCTCGTTCAATGCCAAGTCGTCGCATGACGACAAGGAGAAGCACGAGAACTTCGTCAACCGCATGGTGGAGAAGGGCTACACCCAGAAGCAGGTGCGTTTGCTGGTCGAGTGGTATCTGCGCGTCAGGAAGTCATCGTAA
- the purU gene encoding formyltetrahydrofolate deformylase — protein MSHSGFILTLSCPDQPGIVHAVSGLLFEQGCNILDSDQFGDEFTGRFFMRVHFVPQGQPLDLAMLRDRFAPIGERFTMQWGMFDAAVKPRVMILVSKIGHCLNDLLFRARAGQLPIEIAAIVSNHRDFYQLAASYDVPFMHLPLLQATDAQKAQQEARIWEIAQEQQIDLVVLARYMQILSDDLCRKLEGRAINIHHSFLPSFKGAKPYYQAHERGVKLIGATAHYVTADLDEGPIIEQEIERVDHSMDPEQLTAVGRDVECVALARAVKWHAEHRILLNGHKTVVFK, from the coding sequence ATGAGTCACTCCGGTTTCATTCTTACCCTGTCGTGTCCGGACCAGCCGGGCATCGTCCATGCCGTGTCGGGCCTGCTTTTCGAGCAGGGCTGCAACATTCTCGATTCGGACCAGTTTGGCGACGAATTCACGGGCCGTTTCTTCATGCGCGTGCATTTTGTTCCGCAGGGCCAGCCGCTGGACCTCGCCATGCTGCGTGACCGCTTTGCTCCTATCGGCGAACGTTTCACCATGCAGTGGGGCATGTTCGACGCGGCAGTCAAGCCGCGCGTGATGATCCTGGTCTCGAAGATCGGCCATTGTCTGAACGACCTGCTGTTCCGTGCCCGCGCCGGCCAACTGCCGATCGAGATTGCAGCCATCGTCTCGAACCACCGCGATTTCTACCAACTGGCCGCGTCTTACGACGTGCCGTTCATGCACCTGCCGTTGCTGCAGGCGACGGACGCGCAGAAGGCGCAGCAGGAAGCCCGCATCTGGGAAATCGCGCAGGAGCAGCAGATCGATCTGGTCGTGCTTGCGCGCTATATGCAGATCCTTTCCGACGACCTGTGCCGCAAGCTGGAAGGCCGCGCCATCAACATCCACCACTCATTCCTGCCGAGCTTCAAGGGCGCCAAGCCGTATTACCAGGCGCATGAGCGCGGCGTGAAGCTGATCGGCGCAACGGCCCACTACGTGACGGCTGACCTGGACGAAGGCCCGATCATCGAACAGGAAATCGAGCGCGTGGACCACAGCATGGACCCGGAGCAGCTCACCGCTGTCGGCCGCGACGTGGAATGCGTGGCGCTGGCGCGCGCCGTGAAGTGGCATGCGGAACATCGCATCCTGCTCAACGGCCACAAGACCGTCGTCTTCAAGTAA
- a CDS encoding NUDIX hydrolase yields the protein MTDPRIQRIRDGLAARQAFDADALVPWIVAGQRVGWLSRERAALLGRWPQWFDVSAQRVDLRETLASEAERTAALAEVVMRLAEDGHVRGWRDERFAVNAGWGTPTLALIERAAARFFGIRTYAAHMNGLIDGGEAAEPALWLARRAQTKPIDPGMWDNLVAGGIGHGFDARGALEKECWEEAGIGADLAALLVPRGTQDVLREVPEGIQCETLFAFDLTLPASFVPANQDGEVAGHLRASPDAALDIMADFAMTVDATLVTLDALARLGLPHAPQRFASDNNT from the coding sequence ATGACCGACCCGCGAATACAACGCATACGAGACGGCCTGGCCGCCCGGCAGGCGTTCGACGCTGACGCACTTGTTCCGTGGATTGTTGCCGGACAACGCGTCGGCTGGCTGAGTCGCGAGCGCGCTGCGCTGCTTGGGCGCTGGCCGCAGTGGTTCGACGTATCGGCGCAGCGGGTCGATTTGCGGGAGACGCTCGCCAGCGAGGCCGAGCGCACCGCCGCGCTGGCCGAAGTCGTCATGCGCCTGGCGGAAGACGGCCACGTGCGCGGTTGGCGCGACGAGCGTTTCGCCGTCAACGCCGGCTGGGGCACGCCCACGCTGGCGCTGATCGAACGCGCCGCCGCGCGCTTCTTCGGCATCCGAACCTATGCGGCGCACATGAACGGCCTGATCGACGGCGGTGAGGCTGCCGAGCCGGCGCTCTGGCTGGCCCGCCGCGCCCAAACCAAGCCGATCGACCCCGGCATGTGGGACAACCTCGTCGCTGGCGGCATTGGCCACGGCTTTGATGCGCGTGGCGCGCTGGAAAAGGAATGCTGGGAAGAAGCGGGCATCGGCGCCGATCTGGCAGCCCTTCTGGTGCCGCGCGGCACGCAGGATGTGCTGCGCGAAGTGCCCGAAGGTATCCAGTGCGAGACGCTTTTTGCCTTCGACCTGACGTTGCCAGCCAGCTTCGTCCCCGCCAATCAGGACGGCGAGGTCGCCGGCCACCTGCGCGCCAGCCCCGACGCGGCGCTTGATATCATGGCGGACTTCGCGATGACGGTCGACGCCACGCTCGTTACCCTTGACGCCCTGGCGCGTCTGGGTTTGCCACATGCGCCGCAGCGGTTTGCGTCCGACAACAATACATAA
- a CDS encoding DUF1488 domain-containing protein, with the protein MEIIEFHTSPPRYCAADLTLTCTASVDGAPACYAVTAEALEEHFGARSWRREDLLQAMETHRGTIEDMARSLFKLTDSHNIVLRSGHFRFGM; encoded by the coding sequence ATGGAGATCATCGAATTCCACACCAGCCCACCACGCTACTGCGCCGCGGATCTCACCCTCACCTGCACCGCCAGCGTCGACGGCGCCCCCGCGTGCTATGCAGTGACGGCTGAAGCGCTCGAAGAGCATTTCGGCGCACGGTCGTGGCGGCGGGAAGATCTGCTGCAAGCGATGGAAACCCACCGTGGCACGATCGAAGACATGGCGCGCTCGCTGTTCAAGCTGACCGACTCGCACAACATCGTGCTGCGCAGCGGCCATTTCCGCTTCGGGATGTAG
- the dnaQ gene encoding DNA polymerase III subunit epsilon — MRQIILDTETTGLNAATGDRVIEIGCVEMVNRRLTGRNLHFYINPEREIDAGAMAVHGITNEFVADKPKFADIVNEIRDYVQGAEAIIHNAAFDLGFLDMEFQRLGLPAFREHLSGHIDTLREARQMFPGKRNSLDALCDRLGVSNAHRTLHGALLDAELLAEVYLAMTRGQNTLVIDMLESGEGASAEAVAVDLSALQLPVLLATEAEAEAHAGVLKEIDKASGGKTVWTREPVESVQPAA, encoded by the coding sequence ATGCGACAGATCATTCTCGATACCGAAACCACCGGCCTGAATGCCGCCACCGGCGACCGCGTGATCGAAATCGGCTGCGTGGAGATGGTCAACCGCCGCCTGACCGGCCGTAACCTGCACTTCTACATCAACCCCGAACGCGAGATCGACGCGGGCGCGATGGCCGTGCATGGCATCACCAACGAGTTCGTAGCCGACAAGCCGAAGTTTGCCGACATCGTCAACGAAATCCGCGACTACGTGCAGGGCGCCGAGGCGATCATCCACAACGCCGCGTTCGACCTGGGCTTCCTCGACATGGAATTCCAGCGCCTGGGCCTGCCTGCCTTCCGCGAGCACCTGTCGGGCCATATCGACACGCTGCGCGAGGCGCGCCAGATGTTCCCCGGTAAGCGCAACTCGCTGGATGCACTGTGCGACCGTCTGGGCGTGAGCAATGCGCACCGTACGCTGCACGGCGCATTGCTGGATGCGGAACTGCTGGCCGAGGTCTACCTCGCCATGACGCGCGGCCAGAACACGCTGGTGATCGACATGCTGGAGTCGGGCGAGGGCGCATCGGCCGAGGCCGTCGCCGTCGACCTGAGCGCGTTGCAACTGCCGGTGCTGCTGGCAACCGAAGCGGAGGCCGAAGCGCACGCCGGCGTGCTCAAGGAGATCGACAAGGCCAGCGGGGGCAAGACCGTCTGGACGCGTGAACCTGTGGAATCTGTGCAGCCGGCTGCCTGA
- a CDS encoding SpoVR family protein, translating to MAYLSTGSEWTFELIRRYDQSIAQIAADFGLDTYPNQIEIITAEQMLDAYASSGLPLGYNHWSYGKHFLASERGYQRGLMGLAYEIVINSNPCIAYLMEENTMPMQALTIAHACYGHNSFFKGNYLFRTWTNADAIVDYLLFAKNYVAECEQRYGEQEVELLLDSCHALQNYGVDRYRRPKKLSINEEQARQAEREKYLEAQVNDLWRTLPTHRARALATADDAPEPDPQFPPEPEENLLYFIEKNAPKLQPWQREIVRIVRKIAQYFYPQRQTKVMNEGWATFWHYTILHKLYDEKLVNDAFMLELLQAHTNVIYQPPFNSPYYSGLNPYTLGFLMFQDIRRICESPDEEDYRWAPEIAGSDWQKTLDFAMRNFKDESFLLQFLSPRVIRELKLFSVLDDDRDARLRVTAIHDDDGYRKIRELLAGQYDLSNIEPNIQVTNVDVGGDRSLTLRHLQSNRRPLGPNYEEMLRHVVRLWGFTCRLEVVYEDGRREMKHECKPD from the coding sequence ATGGCCTACCTATCTACGGGCTCGGAATGGACCTTCGAGCTGATCAGGCGCTACGACCAAAGCATCGCCCAGATTGCCGCAGATTTCGGCCTGGACACCTATCCGAACCAGATCGAGATCATCACCGCCGAGCAGATGCTGGATGCCTATGCGTCGTCCGGCCTGCCGCTGGGCTACAACCATTGGTCTTACGGCAAGCACTTCCTTGCATCGGAGCGCGGCTACCAGCGCGGCCTCATGGGGCTGGCCTACGAGATTGTCATCAACTCGAACCCCTGCATTGCCTATCTGATGGAGGAGAACACGATGCCGATGCAGGCGCTGACCATCGCGCATGCCTGCTACGGCCACAACTCCTTCTTCAAGGGAAACTACCTGTTCCGCACGTGGACGAACGCTGACGCCATCGTCGATTACCTGCTTTTCGCCAAGAACTACGTGGCCGAATGCGAGCAGCGCTACGGTGAGCAGGAGGTGGAACTGCTGCTCGACTCCTGCCATGCGTTACAGAACTACGGGGTCGATCGTTATCGGCGGCCCAAGAAGCTGTCGATCAACGAGGAGCAGGCACGCCAGGCGGAGCGCGAGAAATATCTTGAAGCACAGGTGAACGACCTGTGGCGTACGCTGCCCACGCACCGCGCACGCGCGCTGGCAACTGCCGACGATGCCCCGGAGCCCGATCCGCAGTTCCCGCCGGAGCCGGAAGAGAACCTGCTGTACTTCATCGAGAAGAACGCGCCCAAGTTGCAGCCGTGGCAACGAGAGATCGTGCGCATCGTGCGCAAGATCGCGCAGTACTTCTATCCGCAGCGGCAGACCAAGGTGATGAACGAAGGCTGGGCCACGTTCTGGCACTACACCATCCTGCACAAGCTCTACGACGAGAAACTCGTCAACGATGCGTTCATGCTCGAGCTGCTGCAGGCGCATACCAACGTGATCTACCAGCCGCCGTTCAACAGCCCGTACTACAGCGGCTTGAACCCGTACACGCTGGGTTTCCTGATGTTCCAGGACATCCGGCGCATTTGCGAATCCCCTGACGAAGAGGACTACCGCTGGGCGCCCGAGATTGCCGGCAGTGATTGGCAGAAGACGCTCGACTTCGCCATGCGTAACTTCAAGGACGAGAGCTTCCTGCTGCAGTTCCTGTCGCCGCGCGTGATCCGTGAGCTGAAGCTGTTCTCCGTGCTCGACGACGACCGCGACGCGAGGCTGCGCGTCACCGCCATCCATGACGACGATGGCTATCGCAAGATCCGCGAGTTGTTGGCAGGGCAGTACGACCTCTCAAACATCGAGCCCAACATCCAGGTGACCAACGTGGACGTGGGCGGCGATCGCTCATTGACGCTGCGTCACCTGCAGAGCAACCGCCGCCCGCTTGGGCCGAACTACGAAGAGATGCTGCGGCACGTCGTACGCCTATGGGGCTTCACATGCCGGCTGGAGGTGGTCTACGAAGACGGGCGCCGCGAGATGAAGCACGAGTGCAAGCCTGATTAG
- a CDS encoding LuxR C-terminal-related transcriptional regulator — protein sequence MNILVIDSLPLFAAGVSNVLNALDAQGVFIDTHYAEQIGPACRQAEPSAVVMEWSAQDDDARQRLSELKAVLPEVPVLLTVQAVGRHVVGDALRFGAAGVVDRQATADVLLEALQRITSGAVYLPPISNLSPDDPRQSLGESPVELWRRLTPRQHEVLQLLAEGKSNKQICRVLNVAEGTIKNHLYALFRQIGVNNRTEAALWLSRCKASLVRVQMCAM from the coding sequence ATGAATATTCTGGTAATCGATAGCTTGCCGCTTTTTGCGGCAGGTGTGTCCAATGTATTGAATGCACTCGACGCGCAGGGTGTGTTTATCGATACTCACTACGCCGAGCAAATCGGACCGGCTTGCAGGCAAGCCGAACCCAGCGCTGTCGTGATGGAATGGAGCGCACAGGATGACGACGCACGGCAGCGCCTGTCGGAGTTGAAAGCGGTGTTGCCGGAAGTGCCTGTGCTGTTGACGGTGCAAGCGGTCGGCCGGCACGTGGTGGGCGATGCGCTGCGCTTTGGCGCGGCCGGCGTGGTCGACCGGCAGGCCACGGCCGACGTTCTGCTCGAAGCCCTGCAACGCATTACCTCGGGCGCGGTCTACTTGCCGCCCATCAGCAATCTCTCACCCGACGATCCGCGCCAAAGCCTGGGAGAAAGTCCGGTCGAACTCTGGCGCCGGCTCACGCCGCGGCAGCATGAGGTGCTGCAACTGCTTGCAGAGGGTAAATCCAACAAGCAAATCTGTCGCGTGCTGAACGTGGCCGAGGGCACCATCAAGAACCATCTGTACGCGCTGTTCCGGCAGATTGGCGTCAACAACCGGACTGAGGCCGCGCTCTGGCTCTCGCGCTGCAAGGCGAGCCTGGTCCGCGTGCAGATGTGCGCGATGTAG
- a CDS encoding BPSL1445 family SYLF domain-containing lipoprotein translates to MKKNLISRQTIVTRAAALAAVALLGTQIAACTTTSPNAQGSDVMSSTNKHATTNSQADSVLSRLYTTANGSRELVGRAKGVLVFPSVLNAGFVVGGQYGEGVLRTGGGRPLGYYNIASASVGFQAGAQSRALIILFMTDEALQKFQASQGWTAGVDATVALAKIGANGAVDTNTAQQPIIGFNLTNAGLMAGASIEGTKITKQNN, encoded by the coding sequence ATGAAAAAGAACCTCATTAGCCGCCAGACCATCGTCACCCGCGCCGCCGCGCTTGCTGCTGTCGCACTGCTCGGTACCCAGATCGCGGCCTGTACCACGACCAGCCCCAATGCACAGGGCTCCGACGTGATGTCGTCCACCAACAAGCACGCCACCACCAACTCGCAGGCCGATTCCGTGCTCTCGCGCCTGTACACCACGGCCAACGGCTCCCGCGAGCTGGTCGGACGCGCCAAGGGCGTGCTCGTGTTCCCGTCGGTGCTGAACGCCGGCTTTGTGGTGGGTGGCCAATACGGCGAAGGCGTGCTGCGCACCGGCGGCGGGCGTCCGCTGGGCTACTACAACATCGCCTCCGCTTCGGTGGGCTTCCAGGCTGGTGCGCAATCGCGTGCGCTCATCATCCTGTTCATGACGGATGAAGCGCTGCAGAAATTCCAGGCTAGCCAAGGCTGGACGGCCGGCGTGGATGCCACCGTGGCGCTGGCAAAGATCGGCGCGAACGGCGCGGTCGATACCAACACCGCACAGCAGCCGATCATCGGCTTCAACCTGACCAACGCGGGCCTGATGGCCGGCGCGTCGATCGAGGGCACGAAGATCACGAAGCAGAACAACTGA
- the lpxO gene encoding lipid A hydroxylase LpxO: MIKWIIVALYLGSILYVHFRGKVRLKFWRQMFDHSAVVAPVNCFMYAFSGVPQTPYVPVERFPDLEKLQAAWPQIRDEGLALINLRKIKAAEKNDDAGFNSFFKNGWKRFYLKWYEAHHPSAEQLCPQTVALLRDLPSVKAAMFAELPPGGKLNPHRDPFAGSLRYHLGLSTPNDDRCFIEVDGERHSWRDGQGVVFDETYLHWAENASDKDRLILFCDIERPMKFGWAQRINKWLGRKVMTAASSPNDDGDQTGGINKLFRYVWVMGQYRRRFKAWNRKVYYVVKFGLIIGVAALIIWI, from the coding sequence TTGATTAAGTGGATTATCGTAGCCCTCTATCTGGGCTCCATTCTGTACGTGCACTTTCGCGGCAAGGTGCGCCTGAAATTCTGGCGCCAGATGTTCGATCACTCGGCCGTGGTCGCGCCGGTCAACTGCTTCATGTACGCGTTTTCGGGCGTGCCGCAGACGCCGTATGTGCCGGTCGAGCGCTTTCCGGATCTGGAAAAGCTGCAGGCCGCGTGGCCGCAGATTCGCGACGAAGGCCTGGCGCTCATCAACCTGCGCAAGATCAAGGCTGCCGAGAAAAACGACGACGCCGGCTTCAACTCGTTCTTCAAGAACGGCTGGAAGCGCTTCTATCTGAAGTGGTACGAAGCCCATCACCCTTCAGCCGAACAGCTCTGCCCCCAGACCGTCGCGCTGCTGCGTGACCTACCCAGCGTGAAGGCAGCGATGTTTGCCGAGCTGCCGCCGGGCGGCAAGCTGAATCCGCACCGTGATCCATTTGCCGGCTCGCTGCGCTACCACCTTGGCCTGTCCACGCCCAACGACGACCGCTGCTTCATCGAAGTCGACGGCGAGCGCCACAGCTGGCGTGACGGCCAGGGCGTGGTCTTTGACGAGACCTATCTGCACTGGGCCGAAAACGCCTCCGACAAGGATCGCCTGATCCTCTTCTGTGATATCGAACGCCCGATGAAATTCGGCTGGGCACAGCGCATCAACAAATGGCTGGGCCGCAAGGTCATGACTGCTGCCAGCTCGCCCAACGATGATGGCGACCAAACCGGCGGCATCAACAAGCTGTTCCGCTACGTGTGGGTGATGGGCCAGTATCGCCGCCGCTTCAAGGCATGGAACCGCAAGGTCTATTACGTGGTGAAGTTCGGCCTGATCATTGGCGTGGCAGCGTTGATCATCTGGATCTGA
- a CDS encoding LysR family transcriptional regulator, with protein MELRQLEAFAAVMSTGSVTAAGKLLGRSQPAISRLIQDLEAEIGYALFTRAGPRVSPTEQGFLLYEDVEHTLISLRQIRTRAEEIARGEARPLRLAATSALAAGLLPAALADEPELAQHIQIRSASPEQVVHAVLTGAADLGLSSLPLEHRGVTVHWIGEAACVAAVQTHDPLAAGKRVALADCARQRIITMHNPYRLRRRLDQALEKAGVEPTALIETNASLNALTAVRAGLGVALLEPVTAHGVPIDGVTVRPIDADIPFFFGVITPEARRPSAAVTSLTDALARAAQRLLPDCKLHDPARHASMLQMVYGESINETEGASA; from the coding sequence ATGGAACTCCGACAACTCGAAGCGTTTGCCGCGGTCATGTCGACCGGCAGCGTCACCGCGGCGGGCAAGCTGCTGGGACGCTCGCAGCCCGCCATCAGCCGGCTCATCCAGGATCTGGAAGCTGAAATCGGCTATGCCCTGTTCACCCGCGCGGGGCCGCGCGTCTCGCCGACGGAGCAAGGTTTCCTGCTGTACGAAGACGTTGAGCATACGCTGATCAGCTTACGGCAGATCCGCACGCGTGCCGAAGAAATCGCGCGCGGCGAGGCACGCCCGCTGCGCCTGGCAGCGACGTCCGCGTTGGCGGCCGGCTTGCTGCCCGCGGCCTTGGCCGATGAGCCGGAACTCGCGCAGCACATCCAGATTCGCAGCGCCTCGCCCGAGCAGGTTGTGCACGCGGTGCTCACCGGCGCGGCAGACCTTGGCCTCAGCAGCCTGCCGCTGGAGCATCGCGGCGTCACCGTGCACTGGATCGGCGAAGCGGCGTGCGTGGCTGCCGTGCAGACACACGACCCGCTGGCCGCCGGCAAGCGCGTCGCATTGGCCGATTGCGCCCGACAGCGCATCATCACCATGCACAACCCCTATCGATTGCGCCGACGCCTGGACCAAGCGCTGGAGAAGGCCGGCGTGGAACCCACCGCTCTCATCGAGACGAACGCCTCGCTGAATGCGCTGACCGCCGTGCGTGCGGGCCTGGGTGTCGCGTTGCTAGAGCCGGTGACGGCGCACGGCGTGCCGATCGACGGCGTGACCGTGCGCCCGATCGACGCCGACATCCCCTTCTTCTTTGGCGTGATCACGCCTGAGGCCAGGCGGCCCTCAGCGGCGGTGACCTCACTGACCGACGCCCTCGCGCGCGCGGCACAGCGCCTGCTGCCGGACTGCAAGCTGCACGATCCGGCACGCCATGCCAGCATGCTGCAGATGGTGTATGGCGAATCCATCAACGAAACCGAAGGCGCGTCCGCATGA